A single Tenacibaculum sp. Bg11-29 DNA region contains:
- a CDS encoding M4 family metallopeptidase, giving the protein MKHKYFKKVVLSSILLAGALTVSAQESRGLKHIEFNKTSRTSLQRAPELIREKLKLSVNDNLQKIKTQTDDLGFTHEKFQQKFKGVKVEFGTYTAHAKNSILKTMDGELYDVGKVNVIPRLSKQAAFRKAIAHTGAQKYLWELPKEAKNLGNYKKPEGELLILPREVIGTKTARLAYKFDIYTVKPLSRGDLYIDAHTGEALFFNAIIKHLDEHAHSSKNLGAVSDLTAKFTEALAVGNAATRYSGNRSITTRIVGSNYVLRDNTRGGGVNTYNSGGQSSYPTTNFTDSDNNWTAAEFHNSAKDDAALDAHWGAEMTYDYFQTKHNRNSYDGSGAAINSYVHYGASYDNAFWNGSVMTYGDGSSNGSEGNGSFDALTSIDVAAHEIGHAICSNTANLAYQRESGGLNEGFSDVWAAVVEHFAKGNGNDLAPDASVWLIGDEIDRRSGSSALRSMSNPKDRNQPDTYGGTNWKEPNCGTPTRANDYCGVHTNSGVLNHWFYLLTVGGSGTNDMNNAFNVAAIGMIKSAKITYRLEANYLSANSTYANARTGAITAAEDLYGANSNEVKSVTNAWHAVGVGAAYVETCALAAPANFSGSSINDNGFTLTWSAVSGATSYEVTANGVTSTVNGTSKVIAGLTAGTAYACTVSATCTSGGNGNVSNVSVTTTGTTPISYCTSKGASVNDEYIQKVVLGTISNTSTGGNGYSDYTSISTDLTKGDSNTITITPKWTGTVYSEGYGVWIDYNQDGDFSDAGETVWTKAKSKTTPVSGTFTVPSSAVSGATRMRVVLKYDATPTACEASIQYGEVEDYTVVIGSSQADTTAPSAPSSASASSVTQISLTLSWSASTDNVAVTEYDVYQGATKIGSTANTTMNVTGLTAATGYAFSVKAKDAVGNVSLSSNTVNVTTLSNAVSYCASKGSRVTYEWIDYVAFGGMTNTTVANGGYGDFTSKVATVALGSTNQLVLSAGFSGTAYNEHFTVWIDYNQDGDFTDAGEQITTGNSSSATNRITDVVIPSTATLGQTRMRVSMKYNAAATSCEANLGDGEVEDYTVNITAATVNTITTAISGETIKSQKSIDLMAYPNPSVDFIQVKLASQSTKMTYKIVNVIGSIVQSGHLDSSSINVSNLNTGMYILEVNDGQKVLTTKLLKK; this is encoded by the coding sequence ATGAAACACAAGTACTTTAAAAAAGTCGTGTTGTCATCTATTTTACTTGCAGGAGCTCTTACAGTGAGCGCACAAGAAAGTAGAGGACTGAAACACATTGAATTTAACAAAACTTCAAGAACCTCTTTACAAAGAGCACCAGAATTAATTCGAGAAAAGTTGAAATTATCAGTAAATGATAATCTACAAAAAATCAAAACTCAAACTGATGATTTAGGTTTCACTCACGAAAAATTCCAACAAAAATTTAAAGGAGTAAAAGTTGAATTTGGAACTTATACAGCGCATGCAAAAAATAGTATATTAAAAACTATGGACGGTGAGTTGTATGATGTTGGTAAAGTAAATGTTATACCAAGGTTATCTAAACAAGCAGCTTTTAGAAAAGCAATAGCTCACACAGGAGCTCAAAAGTACCTTTGGGAGCTTCCGAAAGAAGCAAAAAATTTAGGAAACTATAAAAAACCAGAAGGAGAGCTATTAATTCTTCCGAGAGAAGTTATAGGAACAAAAACAGCAAGATTAGCATATAAATTTGATATTTATACTGTAAAACCTCTAAGTAGAGGAGATTTGTATATAGATGCTCATACTGGTGAGGCTTTGTTTTTTAATGCTATAATTAAGCATTTAGATGAGCATGCACATTCTTCTAAAAATTTGGGAGCAGTTAGTGATTTAACAGCAAAATTTACAGAAGCTCTTGCTGTTGGTAATGCAGCTACGAGATATAGTGGTAACAGATCTATAACAACTAGAATTGTAGGTAGTAATTATGTATTAAGAGATAACACTAGAGGTGGTGGAGTTAATACTTATAATAGTGGAGGTCAATCGAGTTACCCAACGACAAATTTTACAGATTCAGATAACAATTGGACTGCAGCTGAATTTCACAATTCAGCAAAAGATGATGCAGCTTTAGATGCACATTGGGGTGCTGAAATGACTTATGATTATTTTCAAACGAAACACAATCGAAATAGTTATGATGGATCAGGAGCAGCAATAAACAGTTATGTTCATTATGGTGCTAGTTATGATAATGCATTCTGGAATGGATCTGTAATGACTTATGGTGATGGATCATCAAACGGAAGTGAAGGAAACGGGTCTTTCGATGCTTTAACTTCTATTGATGTTGCAGCTCATGAAATAGGTCATGCTATTTGTTCTAATACAGCAAACTTAGCATACCAAAGAGAGTCAGGAGGATTGAATGAAGGATTTTCTGATGTTTGGGCAGCTGTTGTTGAGCACTTCGCTAAAGGAAACGGAAATGATTTAGCCCCAGATGCATCTGTATGGTTAATTGGAGATGAAATAGATAGACGTAGTGGTTCTTCAGCTTTACGTTCTATGAGTAATCCTAAGGATAGAAACCAACCAGATACGTATGGGGGTACAAATTGGAAAGAACCTAATTGTGGTACTCCAACGAGAGCTAATGATTATTGTGGGGTACATACAAACTCAGGAGTCTTAAATCATTGGTTTTATTTATTAACAGTAGGTGGTTCTGGAACTAATGATATGAATAATGCATTTAATGTTGCTGCAATCGGAATGATAAAATCAGCTAAAATTACTTACCGTTTAGAGGCTAACTATTTATCAGCTAATTCTACTTATGCAAATGCAAGAACAGGAGCTATTACAGCAGCTGAAGATTTATATGGAGCAAACAGTAATGAGGTAAAATCTGTTACAAATGCATGGCATGCAGTAGGAGTTGGAGCAGCGTATGTAGAAACTTGTGCTTTAGCAGCACCAGCTAACTTTTCTGGGTCTAGTATAAATGATAATGGATTTACTTTAACATGGTCAGCAGTTTCTGGAGCAACTTCTTATGAAGTAACAGCAAATGGAGTAACAAGTACAGTAAACGGAACATCTAAGGTGATTGCCGGTTTAACAGCGGGTACAGCTTATGCTTGTACAGTCAGTGCTACTTGTACATCAGGTGGTAACGGAAATGTTTCTAATGTATCAGTTACAACAACAGGTACAACTCCTATAAGCTACTGTACTTCAAAAGGAGCCAGCGTAAATGATGAATACATTCAAAAAGTAGTTTTAGGAACAATAAGTAATACATCAACAGGTGGAAATGGATATTCAGATTACACTTCAATTTCTACTGATTTAACAAAAGGGGATTCAAACACAATAACAATTACGCCAAAATGGACAGGAACAGTTTATAGTGAAGGGTATGGAGTTTGGATTGATTATAACCAAGATGGAGATTTTTCAGATGCAGGCGAAACAGTTTGGACAAAAGCAAAATCAAAAACAACGCCAGTAAGTGGAACATTCACAGTACCATCTTCAGCAGTAAGTGGAGCAACAAGAATGCGTGTGGTATTAAAGTATGATGCAACACCAACAGCCTGTGAAGCATCTATTCAGTACGGAGAGGTAGAAGATTATACAGTTGTAATAGGGTCATCACAAGCAGATACTACTGCGCCAAGTGCGCCAAGTAGTGCTTCAGCATCAAGCGTAACACAAATTAGCTTAACATTAAGCTGGTCAGCTTCTACAGATAATGTAGCAGTAACAGAATATGATGTTTACCAAGGAGCAACAAAAATTGGGTCTACGGCTAATACTACAATGAATGTTACAGGATTAACAGCTGCAACAGGTTATGCTTTTTCAGTAAAAGCAAAAGATGCTGTTGGAAATGTATCATTGTCAAGTAATACAGTAAATGTAACAACTTTATCAAACGCAGTTTCTTATTGTGCATCAAAAGGAAGTAGAGTTACTTATGAATGGATTGATTATGTAGCATTCGGAGGAATGACCAATACAACAGTAGCTAATGGAGGATATGGAGATTTCACTTCAAAAGTAGCTACGGTAGCATTAGGAAGTACCAATCAATTAGTTTTAAGTGCAGGGTTTTCAGGAACAGCATATAACGAGCACTTTACAGTTTGGATTGATTACAACCAAGATGGAGATTTTACAGATGCAGGTGAGCAGATTACTACAGGTAACTCATCAAGTGCAACAAATAGAATAACAGATGTTGTTATTCCATCAACAGCAACTTTAGGACAAACAAGAATGCGCGTTTCAATGAAATACAATGCAGCAGCAACTTCTTGTGAAGCTAATTTAGGAGATGGAGAAGTAGAAGATTATACGGTTAACATAACAGCAGCAACTGTAAATACAATAACAACAGCAATATCAGGAGAAACCATTAAAAGTCAAAAAAGCATAGATTTAATGGCATATCCAAATCCATCAGTAGATTTTATACAAGTTAAGTTGGCGTCTCAGTCAACAAAAATGACTTATAAGATTGTAAATGTAATCGGAAGCATTGTGCAATCTGGTCATTTAGATTCTTCTAGTATAAACGTATCTAATTTAAATACAGGAATGTATATTTTAGAAGTTAACGATGGTCAAAAAGTATTGACAACTAAGCTTTTAAAGAAGTGA
- a CDS encoding GEVED domain-containing protein: MKNKYFKSLVLASVVLGLNFQTQAQDKREVAQIRSKYNLTKLQEIKGNFQKITKTEKEQAMRIAKQKGWETKFTTKDGRMLELQRVVNGKPIYYTTFNVAAAKSTRTNHLNSGGSLGLNLMGQGMTAHVWDGGLARTTHQEYDGAGGNNRFSIGDGTTAKHFHAAHVAGTIISSGVKANAKGMAPHSKAVGYDWNNDKTEATTAASNGMLISNHSYGYAARNQQGQVQLPQHYFGGYITESRAWDEIMFNAPNYLMVVAAGNDGNDNTANNNPTGGSGFDKLTGHSVSKNNLVVANAQDANVDASGNLVSVSINSSSSEGPTDDFRIKPDITGNGTGVYSTYESSDTAYNSITGTSMASPNVAGSLILLQQHHKNLNSGSFMKAATLKGLALHTADDAGVSGPDAVFGWGLLHTKRAAEAITNKGNQSKIEELTLTSGQTYTITVDSDGTNPLLASISWTDRPGAANTTVNSTTPVLVNDLDIRVSKSGTTFLPYELTGATTNTKRDNNVDPFERVDVANASGTYTITVTHKGSLTGGSQNYSLIVTGLTGTAVVCNATVPTGVSTTSVTATGASVNWSAVSGATYDVRYKAVSASSWLTSAVSTTTKALSGLSAATQYEVQVRSKCSSGNSSYSASVNFTTPAVSISYCTSKGASVNDEYIQKVVLGTISNTSTGGNGYSDYTSISTDLTKGDSNTITITPKWTGTVYSEGYGVWIDYNQDGDFSDAGETVWTKAKSKTTPVSGTFTVPSSAVSGATRMRVVLKYDATPTACEASIQYGEVEDYTVVIGSSQADTTAPSAPSSASASSVTQTSLTLSWSASTDNVAVTEYDVYQGATKIGSTANTTMNVTGLTAATGYTFSVKAKDAAGNVSSSSNTVNVTTLSNAVSYCASKGSRVTYEWIDYVAFGGMTNTTAANGGYGDFTSKVATVALGSTNQLVLSAGFSGTAYNEHFTVWIDYNQDGDFTDAGEQIATGNSSSATNRITDIVIPSNGTLGQTRMRVSMKYNAAATSCEANLGDGEVEDYTVNITAATVNTITTAISGETIKSQKSIDLVAYPNPSVDFIQVKLASQSTKMTYKIVNVIGSIVQSGHLGSSSINVSNLNTGMYVLEVNDGQKVLTTKLLKK, from the coding sequence ATGAAAAACAAGTATTTTAAAAGTCTTGTACTGGCAAGTGTTGTCTTAGGATTAAACTTTCAAACACAAGCTCAAGACAAAAGAGAAGTAGCGCAAATTCGTAGTAAATACAATTTGACTAAACTTCAAGAAATTAAAGGAAACTTTCAAAAAATTACCAAAACAGAAAAAGAACAAGCTATGCGAATAGCTAAACAGAAAGGTTGGGAAACGAAGTTTACTACCAAAGATGGGCGTATGCTTGAATTACAAAGAGTGGTAAATGGAAAACCAATTTATTACACAACCTTTAATGTAGCTGCTGCAAAATCAACTAGAACAAATCACTTGAATTCTGGAGGTTCTTTAGGCTTAAATTTAATGGGACAAGGTATGACTGCTCACGTTTGGGATGGAGGTTTAGCAAGAACTACACACCAAGAGTATGATGGAGCGGGGGGAAATAACCGTTTTTCTATTGGTGATGGTACTACAGCTAAACATTTCCATGCAGCTCACGTTGCAGGAACGATAATCTCTTCAGGTGTAAAAGCAAATGCGAAAGGGATGGCACCTCATTCTAAAGCAGTTGGCTATGATTGGAATAACGATAAAACTGAAGCTACAACAGCAGCCTCTAATGGTATGTTAATTTCTAATCATTCGTATGGTTATGCAGCTAGAAATCAACAAGGTCAGGTACAATTGCCTCAACATTATTTTGGAGGATATATAACAGAGTCTCGTGCATGGGATGAGATAATGTTTAATGCGCCAAATTATTTAATGGTGGTTGCTGCAGGTAACGATGGTAACGATAATACAGCAAATAACAACCCAACAGGAGGTTCAGGTTTCGACAAGTTAACAGGGCATTCTGTTTCAAAAAACAATTTAGTAGTTGCAAATGCGCAAGATGCTAATGTTGATGCTAGTGGGAATTTAGTTTCTGTATCTATTAATAGTTCAAGTAGTGAAGGGCCAACAGATGATTTTAGAATAAAACCAGATATTACAGGTAATGGTACTGGAGTATATTCTACTTATGAAAGTAGTGATACGGCTTATAATTCAATTACGGGTACCTCAATGGCATCACCAAATGTTGCAGGATCTTTAATTTTATTACAACAACATCATAAAAATTTAAATAGTGGTAGTTTTATGAAAGCAGCTACCTTAAAAGGATTAGCGTTACATACGGCAGATGATGCAGGAGTATCTGGACCAGACGCTGTTTTTGGTTGGGGATTATTGCATACAAAAAGAGCTGCAGAAGCAATTACAAATAAAGGAAATCAATCTAAAATTGAAGAGTTAACATTAACATCAGGTCAAACATATACAATTACTGTTGATTCTGACGGAACAAATCCGTTATTAGCTTCTATTTCTTGGACAGACAGACCTGGTGCAGCAAACACAACAGTAAATTCTACGACACCAGTATTGGTAAATGATTTAGATATAAGAGTATCTAAATCAGGAACAACATTTTTACCATATGAATTAACAGGAGCAACAACCAATACAAAAAGAGATAATAATGTAGATCCTTTTGAAAGAGTTGATGTAGCCAATGCTTCAGGAACGTATACTATTACAGTAACACACAAAGGAAGTTTAACAGGCGGAAGTCAAAATTACAGCTTAATTGTAACAGGTTTAACAGGTACAGCAGTAGTTTGTAATGCAACTGTACCAACAGGAGTTTCAACAACAAGTGTAACAGCAACAGGAGCTTCGGTAAACTGGTCAGCAGTTTCAGGAGCAACCTATGATGTAAGATATAAAGCGGTTTCAGCTTCATCTTGGTTAACAAGTGCAGTTTCAACAACAACAAAAGCTTTAAGTGGTTTATCAGCAGCAACACAATACGAAGTACAAGTACGAAGTAAATGTTCATCAGGAAATTCTTCTTATAGTGCATCTGTAAATTTTACTACGCCAGCCGTATCTATAAGCTACTGTACTTCAAAAGGAGCCAGCGTAAATGATGAATACATTCAAAAAGTAGTTTTAGGAACAATAAGTAATACATCAACAGGTGGAAATGGATATTCAGATTACACTTCAATTTCTACTGATTTAACAAAAGGGGATTCAAACACAATAACAATTACGCCAAAATGGACAGGAACAGTTTATAGTGAAGGGTATGGAGTTTGGATTGATTATAACCAAGATGGAGATTTTTCAGATGCAGGCGAAACAGTTTGGACAAAAGCAAAATCAAAAACAACGCCAGTAAGTGGAACATTCACAGTACCATCTTCAGCAGTAAGTGGAGCAACAAGAATGCGTGTGGTATTAAAGTATGATGCAACACCAACAGCCTGTGAAGCATCTATTCAGTACGGAGAGGTAGAAGATTATACAGTTGTAATAGGGTCATCACAAGCAGATACTACTGCGCCAAGTGCGCCAAGTAGTGCTTCAGCATCAAGCGTAACACAAACTAGCTTAACATTAAGCTGGTCAGCTTCTACAGATAATGTAGCAGTAACAGAATATGATGTTTATCAAGGGGCAACAAAAATAGGATCTACGGCTAATACTACAATGAATGTTACAGGATTAACAGCTGCAACAGGCTATACTTTTTCAGTAAAAGCAAAAGATGCAGCAGGAAATGTATCATCGTCAAGTAATACAGTAAATGTAACAACCTTATCAAACGCAGTTTCTTATTGTGCATCAAAAGGGAGTAGAGTTACTTACGAGTGGATTGATTATGTAGCATTCGGAGGAATGACCAATACAACAGCAGCAAACGGAGGATATGGAGATTTCACCTCAAAAGTAGCTACGGTAGCATTAGGAAGTACCAATCAATTAGTTTTAAGTGCAGGGTTTTCAGGAACAGCATATAACGAGCACTTTACAGTTTGGATTGATTACAACCAAGATGGAGATTTTACAGATGCAGGTGAGCAAATTGCTACAGGTAACTCATCAAGTGCAACAAATAGAATAACAGATATTGTGATTCCATCAAATGGAACTTTAGGACAAACAAGAATGCGTGTTTCAATGAAATACAATGCAGCAGCAACTTCTTGTGAAGCTAATTTAGGAGATGGAGAAGTAGAAGATTATACGGTTAACATAACAGCGGCAACTGTAAATACAATAACAACAGCAATATCAGGAGAAACCATTAAAAGTCAAAAAAGCATAGACTTAGTGGCGTATCCAAATCCATCAGTAGATTTTATACAAGTTAAGTTGGCATCTCAGTCAACAAAAATGACTTATAAGATTGTAAATGTAATCGGAAGTATTGTGCAATCTGGTCATTTAGGTTCTTCTAGTATAAATGTATCTAATTTAAACACAGGAATGTATGTTTTAGAAGTTAATGATGGTCAAAAAGTATTGACAACTAAGCTTTTAAAGAAGTAG
- a CDS encoding GEVED domain-containing protein, with protein sequence MKYKYLKSLVLASVIWGSNFQTQAQDKREVAQIRSNYNLTKLQQIKGNFERVTKTEKEQAVKIAKKKGWKTKFTTKEGSLVELQRVVNGKPIYYTTFNVAAAKSTRTNHLNLGGSLGLNLMGQGMTAHVWDGGLARTTHQEYDGTGGNNRFSIGDGTTVKHYHSAHVTGTIMSSGVDANAKGMAPHGKAVGYDWNNDKTEATTAAANGMLISNHSYGYATRNQQGQVQLPQHYFGGYIDQSRAWDEILFNAPNFLMVVAAGNDGNDNTANTNPTGGLGFDKLTGHSVSKNNLVVANAQDANIDASGNLVSVSIAGSSSEGPTDDFRIKPDITGNGSGVYSTYASSDTAYNSITGTSMASPNVAGSLILLQQHHKNLNNGSFMKAATLKGLALHTADDAGVSGPDAVFGWGLMHTKRAAEAITSKGNQSKIEELTLISGQTYTITVDSDGTSPLLASISWTDRPGISVTTVNSTTPVLVNDLDVRVSKSGTTFLPYELTGATTNTKRDNNVDPFERVDVANASGTYTITVTHKGSLTGGSQNYSLIVTGLTSTPVVCNATVPTDVLTAGVTATAALVNWSVVSGATYDVRYKAVSASSWSTSTVSATTKTLSGLSASTVYEIQVRSKCSSENSSYSASVNFTTPAVSISYCTSKGASVNDEYIQKVVLGTISNTSSGGSGYSDYTSISTDLTKGNSNTITITPKWTGTVYSEGYGVWIDYNQDGDFSDAGETIWTKSKSKTTPVSGAFTVPSSALSGATRMRVVLKYNATPTACEALFSYGEVEDYTVVIGSSQADTTVPSAPSNASASSVTETTLTLNWSASTDNVAVTEYDVYQGATKIGSTANTTTNITGLTAATGYTFSVKAKDAAGNVSSSSNAVNVTTLSNAVSYCTSRGTRVTYEWIDYVAFGGMTSTTVANDGYGDFTSKVAVVVLGSTNQLVLSAGFSGGAYNEYFTVWIDYNQDGDFTDAGEQVTTGNSLSATNRITDIVIPSDATIGQTRMRVSMKYNAAATSCESFGDGEVEDYTVIIAAAAVNAMPTVVPGENIDSQENFDLIVYPNPSVDFIQVKFASQSANMTYKIVNVVGSIVQSGHLGSSSINVSNLNTGIYILEVNDGQKVLTTRLLKK encoded by the coding sequence ATGAAATACAAGTATTTAAAAAGTCTTGTACTAGCAAGTGTTATTTGGGGATCAAACTTTCAAACACAAGCTCAAGACAAAAGAGAAGTAGCGCAAATTCGTAGTAACTACAACTTAACTAAACTTCAACAAATTAAAGGAAACTTTGAAAGAGTTACCAAAACAGAAAAAGAACAAGCTGTAAAAATAGCTAAAAAGAAAGGTTGGAAAACTAAATTTACAACGAAAGAAGGTAGTTTAGTAGAATTACAAAGAGTTGTAAATGGAAAACCTATTTATTACACTACTTTTAATGTTGCAGCGGCAAAATCTACAAGAACAAATCATTTAAATTTAGGAGGATCATTAGGATTAAACTTAATGGGGCAAGGTATGACGGCTCACGTTTGGGATGGAGGTTTGGCAAGAACTACGCATCAGGAATATGATGGAACGGGAGGGAATAATCGTTTTTCTATTGGAGACGGTACAACAGTTAAACATTATCATTCAGCTCACGTAACGGGTACTATCATGTCTTCAGGTGTTGATGCTAATGCAAAAGGGATGGCTCCACACGGAAAAGCCGTTGGTTATGATTGGAATAATGATAAAACTGAGGCTACAACAGCAGCAGCAAACGGAATGTTAATCTCAAATCATTCGTATGGTTATGCAACTAGAAATCAACAAGGTCAGGTACAATTGCCTCAACATTATTTTGGAGGGTATATAGATCAGTCTAGAGCATGGGATGAGATTTTATTTAATGCACCAAATTTTTTAATGGTAGTTGCCGCAGGAAATGATGGAAATGATAATACGGCAAATACAAATCCAACAGGAGGTTTAGGTTTCGATAAGTTAACGGGGCATTCTGTTTCAAAAAACAATTTAGTAGTTGCAAACGCTCAAGATGCCAATATAGATGCAAGTGGAAACTTAGTATCTGTTTCTATTGCAGGAAGTAGTAGTGAAGGGCCAACAGATGATTTTCGTATCAAGCCAGATATTACAGGTAATGGTTCGGGAGTATATTCTACCTATGCAAGTAGTGATACGGCTTATAATTCAATTACGGGTACCTCAATGGCATCACCAAATGTTGCAGGATCTTTAATTTTATTACAACAACATCATAAAAACTTAAATAATGGTAGTTTTATGAAGGCAGCTACCCTAAAAGGACTGGCGTTACATACTGCTGATGATGCAGGAGTATCTGGACCAGATGCTGTTTTTGGTTGGGGATTAATGCATACAAAAAGAGCTGCGGAAGCAATTACAAGTAAAGGAAATCAATCTAAAATTGAAGAGTTAACATTAATATCAGGTCAAACATATACAATTACAGTTGATTCTGACGGAACAAGCCCTTTATTAGCTTCTATTTCTTGGACGGATAGGCCAGGGATATCGGTTACAACAGTAAATTCTACGACACCAGTATTAGTAAATGATTTAGATGTAAGAGTATCTAAATCAGGGACAACATTTTTACCATATGAATTAACAGGAGCAACAACAAATACAAAAAGAGATAATAATGTAGATCCTTTTGAAAGAGTTGATGTAGCCAATGCTTCAGGAACGTATACTATTACAGTAACACACAAAGGAAGTTTAACGGGAGGAAGTCAAAATTACAGTTTAATTGTAACAGGTTTAACAAGTACACCAGTAGTTTGTAATGCAACTGTACCAACAGATGTTTTAACAGCAGGTGTAACAGCAACAGCAGCTTTGGTAAATTGGTCAGTAGTTTCAGGAGCAACCTATGATGTAAGATATAAAGCAGTTTCAGCTTCATCTTGGTCAACGAGTACAGTTTCAGCAACAACAAAAACTTTAAGTGGGTTATCAGCATCAACAGTATACGAAATACAAGTACGAAGTAAATGTTCATCAGAAAATTCTTCTTATAGTGCATCTGTAAACTTTACTACCCCAGCCGTATCTATAAGCTACTGTACTTCAAAAGGAGCAAGCGTAAATGATGAGTACATTCAAAAAGTAGTTTTAGGAACAATAAGTAATACATCATCAGGAGGAAGTGGATATTCAGATTACACTTCAATTTCTACTGATTTAACAAAAGGGAATTCAAACACGATTACAATTACCCCAAAATGGACAGGAACAGTTTATAGTGAAGGGTATGGAGTTTGGATAGATTATAACCAAGATGGGGATTTTTCAGATGCGGGCGAAACAATTTGGACGAAGTCAAAATCAAAAACAACGCCAGTAAGTGGAGCATTTACAGTACCATCTTCAGCATTGAGTGGAGCAACAAGAATGCGTGTGGTATTAAAATATAATGCAACACCAACAGCATGTGAAGCACTTTTTTCTTATGGAGAGGTAGAAGATTATACAGTTGTAATAGGATCATCACAGGCAGATACTACTGTACCAAGTGCACCAAGTAATGCCTCAGCATCAAGTGTAACAGAAACTACCTTAACATTAAATTGGTCAGCTTCTACAGATAATGTAGCAGTAACAGAATATGATGTTTACCAAGGAGCAACAAAAATAGGATCTACAGCTAATACTACAACGAATATTACGGGATTAACAGCAGCAACAGGGTATACTTTTTCAGTAAAAGCAAAAGATGCAGCAGGAAATGTATCATCGTCAAGTAATGCGGTAAATGTAACAACCTTATCAAACGCAGTTTCTTATTGTACATCAAGAGGAACAAGAGTTACTTATGAATGGATTGATTATGTAGCATTCGGAGGAATGACCAGTACAACAGTAGCAAATGATGGGTATGGAGATTTTACCTCAAAAGTTGCAGTAGTAGTATTGGGAAGTACCAATCAATTAGTTTTAAGTGCAGGATTTTCAGGGGGGGCTTACAACGAGTACTTTACAGTTTGGATTGATTATAACCAAGACGGAGATTTTACAGATGCAGGTGAACAAGTTACTACAGGTAACTCATTAAGTGCAACAAATAGAATAACAGATATTGTGATTCCGTCAGATGCGACCATAGGGCAAACAAGAATGCGTGTTTCAATGAAGTACAATGCGGCAGCAACTTCTTGTGAAAGCTTTGGAGATGGAGAGGTAGAAGATTATACGGTTATTATAGCAGCAGCAGCAGTAAATGCAATGCCAACGGTTGTACCGGGAGAAAATATTGATAGTCAAGAAAATTTTGACTTAATAGTATATCCTAACCCATCAGTAGATTTTATACAAGTTAAATTTGCATCTCAGTCAGCTAATATGACTTATAAGATTGTAAATGTAGTCGGAAGTATTGTGCAATCTGGTCATTTAGGTTCTTCTAGTATAAATGTATCTAATTTAAATACAGGAATATATATATTAGAAGTTAATGACGGTCAAAAGGTATTGACAACTAGGCTTTTAAAGAAGTGA